A genomic region of Salinibacter pepae contains the following coding sequences:
- the prfA gene encoding peptide chain release factor 1: MIEREKLDKVKHRFQEVESLMADPEVANDPDRMRELGQEHSRLEEVVEAIDRYERLLDERGELEEMIRDESGEMEALAKEELEQLEAKLPAVEEDLKQKLIPKDPEEEKNAIVEIRAGAGGDEASLFAGDLFRLYTQYAKQQGWTYELIDASPGTQGGFREVIFAVKGEDVFGTLKYEAGVHRVQRVPETESSGRIHTSAATVAVLPEAEEVDVDINPSDLTIETFKATGPGGQSVNTTDSAVRIKHAPSGVEVSCQDEKSQHKNRSKAMRVLRSRVYEKKREEQRAEREEARRSMVGSGDRSAKIRTYNFPQDRVTDHRLEGGQKNHSLQPIMDGEIDPIIDALRAEEHAEKLANL; the protein is encoded by the coding sequence ATGATCGAACGCGAGAAGCTCGACAAGGTCAAGCATCGGTTTCAAGAGGTTGAAAGCCTCATGGCGGATCCGGAGGTCGCGAACGACCCGGACCGGATGCGGGAGCTGGGGCAGGAGCACAGCCGCCTCGAAGAGGTCGTGGAGGCCATCGACCGCTACGAGCGTCTTCTGGACGAGCGGGGCGAGCTCGAGGAGATGATCCGCGATGAGAGTGGGGAGATGGAGGCCCTGGCGAAGGAGGAGCTCGAGCAGCTCGAGGCGAAGCTTCCGGCGGTAGAGGAAGACCTGAAGCAGAAGCTCATCCCGAAGGACCCGGAGGAGGAGAAGAATGCCATTGTGGAAATCCGGGCCGGGGCGGGGGGGGACGAGGCCTCCCTCTTCGCCGGCGACCTGTTTCGGCTGTACACGCAGTACGCGAAGCAACAGGGGTGGACCTACGAACTCATCGACGCGTCGCCGGGCACCCAGGGCGGATTCCGGGAGGTCATCTTCGCCGTAAAGGGGGAGGACGTGTTCGGTACGCTGAAGTACGAGGCGGGCGTGCACCGGGTGCAGCGCGTCCCCGAGACCGAGTCGAGCGGCCGCATCCACACGTCCGCGGCCACGGTGGCGGTCCTGCCGGAGGCGGAGGAGGTAGACGTGGACATCAACCCGAGCGACCTCACGATCGAGACGTTTAAGGCGACCGGCCCCGGCGGGCAGTCCGTGAACACGACCGACTCGGCCGTGCGCATCAAGCACGCGCCGTCGGGCGTGGAGGTGTCGTGCCAGGACGAGAAGAGCCAGCACAAAAACCGATCAAAAGCGATGCGCGTCCTGCGCTCCCGCGTCTACGAGAAGAAACGGGAGGAGCAGCGGGCCGAGCGGGAAGAGGCCCGCCGGTCTATGGTGGGAAGCGGCGACCGGTCGGCGAAGATTCGGACCTACAACTTTCCCCAGGACCGCGTGACCGACCATCGACTGGAAGGGGGCCAAAAAAACCACTCCCTCCAGCCCATCATGGACGGGGAAATCGATCCGATCATCGATGCCCTTCGTGCCGAAGAGCACGCGGAGAAGTTGGCGAATCTGTAG